In the Nitrospirota bacterium genome, one interval contains:
- a CDS encoding IMP cyclohydrolase: MSDLKKMYKTIMDDNFPDEMTIRFGSQTLAYKKRAWKISDEKTGELVEKGLRYGENPDQQAALFELVNGNLVLGDCRFIEAGNGLVSSISEADMLQAGKHPGKTNLTDLDNALNILKYLSDRPAAVIMKHNNPSGVAYGDTVADAYDKANRADRIAAFGGCLVVNRPLDKMTAELISNNYLEVVGAPDFENGAFDIIAKRKNLRIVKIHKIDDLEKYRSFRFVDFKSLIDGGIIVQQSPVNRIRTKDDFLPAKTMHKGKEYAVERRPTEKDYDDMLFGWNVEQGITSNSVIYVRNGVTVGIGTGEQDRVGVAEIAVFKAYTKYADALCFKKYGIPYKTFELESSQGRRDFAALREIDELTKEAKGGLIGSTMVSDAFFPFRDGVDAGIKEGISAIVQPGGSERDFEVIEACNEASPKVTMVFTGQRAFRH, from the coding sequence ATGTCGGATCTAAAGAAGATGTACAAAACCATTATGGATGATAATTTCCCTGACGAGATGACTATCAGATTTGGGAGTCAGACGCTCGCATACAAAAAGAGGGCGTGGAAGATTTCTGATGAGAAGACGGGTGAACTTGTTGAAAAAGGTTTGCGCTATGGGGAGAATCCTGATCAGCAGGCCGCACTCTTTGAGTTGGTGAATGGTAATCTGGTGCTGGGAGATTGCAGATTCATTGAAGCGGGCAATGGGCTTGTGAGCAGTATCTCGGAGGCTGACATGCTCCAGGCCGGCAAGCATCCTGGCAAGACGAACCTTACGGACCTCGACAACGCTTTGAATATCCTCAAGTATCTTTCTGACAGGCCTGCGGCTGTCATCATGAAGCATAATAACCCCAGTGGTGTCGCATATGGTGATACCGTTGCAGATGCCTATGACAAGGCGAATAGGGCCGACAGGATTGCTGCATTCGGCGGGTGCCTTGTTGTTAACCGGCCCCTGGACAAAATGACTGCAGAATTGATCAGCAATAATTATCTTGAAGTTGTTGGAGCCCCTGATTTTGAGAATGGAGCCTTCGATATTATAGCGAAAAGGAAAAACCTCAGGATTGTGAAGATACATAAGATAGATGATCTTGAAAAATACCGCTCTTTTCGTTTTGTGGACTTCAAGTCATTGATAGACGGCGGGATAATTGTTCAGCAGTCCCCGGTGAACAGGATACGGACAAAGGATGATTTTCTGCCGGCAAAAACCATGCACAAAGGGAAAGAATACGCGGTTGAAAGAAGGCCAACCGAAAAAGACTATGATGATATGCTGTTTGGATGGAATGTTGAGCAGGGCATTACGTCAAATTCGGTCATATATGTGAGAAATGGTGTGACTGTTGGAATCGGGACCGGCGAGCAGGACCGTGTTGGTGTTGCAGAGATTGCTGTTTTTAAGGCATACACAAAATATGCTGATGCCCTCTGCTTCAAAAAATACGGAATCCCTTACAAGACCTTTGAATTAGAGTCCTCGCAGGGTAGAAGGGATTTTGCTGCGCTGCGTGAGATTGACGAACTGACTAAAGAAGCAAAGGGTGGTCTTATCGGATCAACAATGGTATCCGATGCTTTTTTCCCGTTCAGGGATGGTGTGGATGCCGGGATAAAAGAAGGTATTTCCGCGATCGTGCAACCGGGCGGTTCAGAGCGTGATTTTGAGGTGATCGAGGCATGCAATGAGGCAAGCCCGAAAGTGACCATGGTCTTTACGGGGCAGAGGGCTTTCAGACACTGA
- a CDS encoding PilZ domain-containing protein: MALQKMEMRSEERFPYLRTIKYVCIPDAEEDFKGVTIDISKSGMSLYIFSPFCICEGLSVKVKDDLPLGSATGVVRWVRQIDRDLYRAGIQFH, encoded by the coding sequence ATGGCACTTCAAAAGATGGAAATGCGGAGCGAAGAAAGATTTCCTTATCTCAGGACGATAAAGTATGTTTGCATCCCCGATGCCGAAGAAGATTTTAAAGGTGTAACCATAGATATCAGCAAGTCGGGTATGAGCCTCTATATTTTCAGTCCCTTCTGTATTTGTGAAGGCCTTTCTGTGAAGGTAAAAGACGATCTGCCGCTGGGGTCCGCGACGGGAGTTGTTCGTTGGGTGCGACAGATTGACAGGGACCTTTACCGGGCGGGGATTCAGTTCCACTAA